The following proteins are encoded in a genomic region of Alosa alosa isolate M-15738 ecotype Scorff River chromosome 10, AALO_Geno_1.1, whole genome shotgun sequence:
- the LOC125302507 gene encoding ADP-ribosylation factor 3 → MGNIFGNLLKSLIGKKEMRILMVGLDAAGKTTILYKLKLGEIVTTIPTIGFNVETVEYKNISFTVWDVGGQDKIRPLWRHYFQNTQGLIFVVDSNDRERVNEAREELMRMLAEDELRDAVLLVFANKQDLPNAMNAAEITDKLGLHSLRHRNWYIQATCATSGDGLYEGLDWLANQLKNKK, encoded by the exons ATGGGGAATATTTTTGGAAACCTGCTAAAGAGTTTGATCGGGAAGAAGGAGATGAGGATTCTGATGGTGGGTCTCGATGCAGCTGGAAAGACCACCATTCTGTACAAGCTCAAGCTCGGAGAGATTGTCACTACCATCCCTACCATTG GGTTTAATGTGGAGACCGTAGAGTACAAGAACATCAGCTTCACTGTGTGGGATGTGGGTGGCCAAGACAAGATTAGGCCCTTGTGGAGGCACTATTTCCAAAACACTCAAG GTTTGATCTTTGTGGTGGACAGCAATGATCGGGAGCGTGTGAACGAGGCCAGAGAGGAGCTGATGAGGATGTTAGCTGAGGACGAGCTCCGTGATGCTGTGCTGCTCGTCTTTGCCAACAAACAG GATCTGCCCAACGCCATGAACGCGGCGGAGATCACAGACAAGCTGGGCCTGCACTCGCTCCGCCACCGCAACTGGTACATCCAGGCCACCTGCGCCACCAGCGGAGACGGCCTGTATGAGGGGCTCGACTGGCTGGCCAACCAGCTAAAAAACAAGAAGTGA